In Chryseobacterium sp. C-71, the genomic window ACATCATTTAGTAATATAGTAGTATGAATTCAAAAATATGGCTCTCTTCGCCACACATGGGAGGAAACGAAACAAAATATGTAAAAGAAGCTTTCGATGCAAATTGGATAGCGCCATTGGGTCCCAATGTGAACGGGTTTGAAAAAGACTTAGAGAACTTCTTGAGCGGTGGGGTAAATGTGGCTGCTCTCTCTTCTGGTACTGGGGCTTTACATTTAGCATTAATTGCATGTGGAGTAGAATCTGGTACAGAGGTGATTTGTCAGTCCATGACATTTTCGGCTTCAGCAAATCCAATTGCATATTGTGGGGGTTCACCTATTTTCATAGATTCTGAAAAAGATACTTGGAATATGTGCCCGATTGCTTTGGAAATAGCAATTGAAGACAGAATATCTAAAGGCAAAAAACCAAAAGCAATCATTGTTGTTCATTTGTATGGCATGCCTGCAAAAATGGACGAAATCATCGCAATTGCAAAAAAATATAGTATTTGCGTAATTGAAGATGCTGCTGAAGCATTGGGATCAACATATAAGGGTAAAGCGTGCGGAACGTTCGGACGGTTTGGTATCCTGTCTTTCAACGGAAATAAAATTATCACCACCTCTGGAGGAGGTGCGTTGGTTTGCCATACTCAGGAAGATAAAGATCAAGCAATTTTCTTATCTACCCAGGCAAGAGATGATGCTCCCCATTATCAGCATTCCCAAATTGGTTACAATTACAGAATGAGTAATATTATTGCAGGGATTGGTCGGGGACAAATGGAAGTGTTAAAAGACAGGGTAAAAGCACGCAGAAAAATGCATGATTTCTATGTGGAGATTTTCAAAGATATTGAGGGTGTTGAAGTTTTTTCTGAACCGGGCGAGGATTATTATTCTAATCATTGGTTATCGGCAATCGTTATTGATGAGAAAATCGTAGGGAGAAACCGTGAAGATTTAAGGCTTGCCTTTTTAAACGAAAATATTGAGTCGAGACCTTTATGGAAGCCTATGCATCTACAGCCTGTGTTTGTTGATGCGCCGTATTATGGAACGAATGTCGCAGAAAAATTATTTGATGATGGTTTGTGTTTACCATCCGGATCTAATCTTTCTGATTACGATAGACTTCGTATAGGAAAAATTATTAAAGAATTCTTCGTCAATAAAACAAAATTACCGTATTCGTTGGTGAGTGAATAATAAAAAACTCATTTTTATGAATATTTAATTTGTAAAAAAGATTAAAATCGAAAAAAGGAGACAACTATCAATATAGTGTCTCTTTTTTTTGATTTTTATTATCGTATTAGTCTGAAAAGGTTAATGGGGTTTGAAGAAAAAAAACAGAGACCACAATCTGAAAAATAACTGTAGACAACAATTGTTTTTGCATCAGGTCTGCTGAAGCGAAAATCTAATAAGAGTTTGTCTTAATGTTTTTCTTTGATAGAAGAGATGT contains:
- a CDS encoding aminotransferase class I/II-fold pyridoxal phosphate-dependent enzyme, yielding MNSKIWLSSPHMGGNETKYVKEAFDANWIAPLGPNVNGFEKDLENFLSGGVNVAALSSGTGALHLALIACGVESGTEVICQSMTFSASANPIAYCGGSPIFIDSEKDTWNMCPIALEIAIEDRISKGKKPKAIIVVHLYGMPAKMDEIIAIAKKYSICVIEDAAEALGSTYKGKACGTFGRFGILSFNGNKIITTSGGGALVCHTQEDKDQAIFLSTQARDDAPHYQHSQIGYNYRMSNIIAGIGRGQMEVLKDRVKARRKMHDFYVEIFKDIEGVEVFSEPGEDYYSNHWLSAIVIDEKIVGRNREDLRLAFLNENIESRPLWKPMHLQPVFVDAPYYGTNVAEKLFDDGLCLPSGSNLSDYDRLRIGKIIKEFFVNKTKLPYSLVSE